A portion of the Platichthys flesus chromosome 7, fPlaFle2.1, whole genome shotgun sequence genome contains these proteins:
- the LOC133956943 gene encoding LOW QUALITY PROTEIN: L-rhamnose-binding lectin SML-like (The sequence of the model RefSeq protein was modified relative to this genomic sequence to represent the inferred CDS: inserted 2 bases in 1 codon) has protein sequence MVCIHSLGRLIRKCDGKKVCEIKYXVRTSDPCPGIYKYLETNYTCVPAIHVVACEGSSAHLFCDVGQVILVIGADYGRHDQTTCSYKRTEAQLRKVDCSGPTSKVADSCNGKNSCTVDASNRVLGDTCGGTYKYLGVAYLCECKSLFCVDS, from the exons ATGGTGTGTATCCACAGCCTGGGTCGGCTCATCAGGAA GTGTGATGGCAAGAAGGTGTGTGAGATAAAATA CGTCCGTACCTCTGACCCCTGCCCTGGAATCTACAAATATCTGGAAACCAACTACACCTGTGTCCCAGCAA TTCATGTTGTTGCATGTGAGGGGTCCTCGGCACATTTGTTCTGTG ATGTAGGGCAGGTGATATTGGTGATAGGAGCTGACTACGGACGCCATGACCAGACTACCTGCTCCTACAAACGGACCGAAGCTCAACTTAGGAAGGTGGACTGCTCCGGGCCCACTAGCAAGGTTGCTGACAG CTGTAATGGGAAAAACAGCTGTACTGTCGATGCAAGCAACAGAGTGCTTGGAGACACATGTGGAGGCACTTACAAGTACCTGGGGGTGGCTTACCTGTGTGAATGTAAGTCGCT attctGTGTAGACtcttaa